The sequence GATGATTTGCACGGCGCTATGCCGACTGCTTTCCGATGAAGGAATGCGGGTCGCTCCATTCAAATCGCAAAACATGTCGCGATTTTCCGCAAGGACTGAAAAGGGCGAAGAGATGAGCCGGGCACAAGTTTTGCAGGCGGAAGCGGCAAGGACGAAGCCGGTCATCGAGATGAATCCGATTTTATTGAAACCGCTCGGCAATATGCAATCGGAAGTGCGTTTTTTTGGACGGAATTTCAAGGCGATTGACGGCATGGCGTACCGCGAACAGTTTTTCGACCGTGCAATCGAGGCGATTCGGACATCGCTAAATCGATTATCGGAAACGTACGAAACTGTAGTGATCGAAGGGGCGGGCAGTCCGGCGGAAGTGAATTTGAACGACCGTGAAATCGTCAATATGCGTGTGGCAGATATGGCGGACGTGCCTGTGCTACTCGTCGCGGACATCGACCGAGGTGGGGCGATTGCGTCGATAGTCGGGACGCTAGTGTTACTGGAGCCGGCGCATCGGGCACGCGTGAAAGGCATTATTATTAATAAATTCCATGGCGATGTTTCGCTATTTGCGGAAGGTGTCGATTTTATCGAATCGTACACGGGCATTCGCGTTGTCGGGGTCGTCCCGCATATGATGGATCATGGGATTGAAGAGGAAGACATGGACCGTGTCGCTTCCATTGCGCCCGCTGACGTAGACGTTTACGATGCATGGGCAGCGCATATAAAAGCACATCTTGACTGGCCGTTCGTCCTTGATATTATCAAAGGACGGGCAGATTAATATGACGGGACTGTTGCTTGCATTCCAGTTTTTCTCGGCCATTCCTGTCCGAAAAGAGTTGCCGATGGAACGCAAAGACGTGACCGCAATGTATCTTGCATTGCCAGTTGTCGGCGCGCTAGTTGGGCTCGTCATGTATGGAATTGCGTTGCTGTTTATGGACGCAATCGGCACCGGCCCTCTGCTTGCGTCGTTTGCGATTGTGCTAACCGGAATTGCGCTGACGGGCGGCCTCCATATGGACGGATTTGCGGACGTTGGGGATGGTTATTTTTCGTATCGCGACAAGGAAAAGCGGTTGGCCATTATGGACGACCCGCGAATCGGCGCGTTCGGGACAATGGCCATTATATTAGTGATCATCGGTAAAATCGTATTGGTACACGAGTTGCTACTGCGGGAAGTGGATCTGTTGCCAATTTTACTTGTCGCGCCTGTACTGGCGAGGGTTGGCATGAATGTGTATTTTATAACGACGCGCCTCGCAAAGGAAAAAGGGATTGCCCATTTCTTCAAAGAGAAGATCGGTATGGGGATACTCATTGGCGGTTCGTTTTTCATAGGAATTGTCGCACTCATTTTATTCGGATTTGCAGTGCAATCGGTCATTATGCCTGTAGTACTTGTCGGCAGTCTGGCGCTTGCCGTTGTTTTATTCCGAATGTGGTCGTTAAGTCAGTTCGGGGGAGTGACCGGCGATTTATGCGGCGCTTTCATTGAAGGAATGGAGGCGATCGTTTGGCTGCTCGTCATCATTTGTATTTAATCCGCCATTTGCCGACAGCGGGCAATCGTCAAAAGAAATATATCGGCTGGACGGATGAACCGATTGAATCTCCTTCACATAAGGAAATGGTTCAATTGGATAGACTGCATCAGCGGATTGTGTACGGCAGTGACTTGCTACGGGCGAAACAGAGCGCGAATTTGTTTCTGCCGGATGCCTCGTTTCAACCGGATGCCCGATTCCGTGAATGTCATTTTGGGGATTTTGAAGGGAAAACGTATGCCGACCTTGAAAAAGATAAGGACTACCGAAATTGGCTGGATGATCCATTGAAGAATGCACCGCGTGGCGGAGAGAGCTTACTGGACGTCGAACGGCGTTTTCTTGAAGCACTCGGTGAACTGCCTGACGGTGCGATCGTCGTGACACATGGCGGTCCGATCCGCATTGCCCTGACGCGGTTTTCACCTAGCCCGCAAGAGTTTTGGTCTTGGCAAGTTCCGCATGGTTCCCTTTGGAAATTCGAATGGCGGAATCAGGATGAAGTGAAGGAGGGGATTCGGTGCAGATCATTATCGGAGGTGCCCATAACGGGAAGCGAGCGTATGTAGAAAAGTTGTTGTCAACTTCGCCGCATCATTGGGTGGATTGCTCGGCTGACGAGAGGTCGTTCAGTACGATAGCGGAAATTCCGCATAACACACTCATCGTTATTGAACACATCGACAGTTGGCTAGAGGAGACGGATTTGTCAGAAACGGAAGCGGTCCGCTTTATATTGGACACAATCAAAAACCGCGAAGTTGTCTTCATTCTTACGGATATCGGGCGGGGAATTGTCCCGATGGATGCAGCGCAGCGGTCGTTACGCGATGCGTGCGGCAGGCTTTATCAACAATTAATGGCGCAAGCAGATGAAGTGACGAGGATTTGGTATGGCTTACCACAAACTTTGAAGAAAAGGGGAGAAAGTATATGAAAATTTATACGAAAACTGGCGATAAAGGACAAACGAGTCTTATTGGAGGACGTGTCGACAAAGATAGCCTTCGCGTGGAAGCGTATGGGACAATGGACGAATTGAATTCGTTCGTCGGCAAAGCGATGACGGAACTTGATCCGGCGAAGTTTGCGGATTTACTTGTCGATTTGGAAGCGATTCAGAACGAATTATTTGATGGGGGCGGAGATCTGGCGAACGTTATGAAAGAGCGTCATTATAAATTATCCGATGAGCCGATTGAAGTGCTTGAAAAACGGATTGATGAGCTCATGGAAGAAGCACCGCCGCTTGAGAAATTCATCCTTCCCGGAGGATCCCCGGCATCCGCGACCTTGCATATCGCCCGCACAATTACGCGCCGCACAGAACGATTGACGGTTACGTTGATGAAAGCGGAAGAAGATGTGCCTGGAACGGTTCAACGGTACTTGAACCGACTTTCGGATTACTTCTTTGTCGCAGCACGTATTGTCAACGCACGCCTTGGTGTGCCTGATAATGAGTACGTTCGCAGTGCGAAAGTGTTCAGAACGGAAGACAAAAAGAAAAAGGACTGACTAACTATGAAACTTAAAACGATGACGCTCACGGCGCTGTTCGCCGCACTTTGTGTCGTCGGCGGATTCATTAAAATCCCGTCAGGCATCGGCTCACTGGCGCTCGACACCGTTCCTGCGCTGCTCGCGGCATCTTTTTTGCCGCCAGCGCTTGTCGGGTTCGCATCAATGTCCGGACATATCGCTTCGGGTCTCTATGCCGGGTTCCCATTAGGCCCGATTCATATACTAATTGCGATTGAAATGTTCATCATCCTCTACGTGTTCACCCGTATGCACAAAGCGGGACGGCATATTTGGAAATGGGTATTTTTCATCGTTGCCAACGGTCTTGTTGCACCATTGCCACTTTATTTCATCATCTCACCCGCATTTCTCGTTGCCGCAGTGCCATCCATTTTCTTGGCGACAGTCCTAAACGCGGCCGTCGCAATCATCGTCATGCCGGCACTCGCTAAAGTGACAAATGACAGAATGGGTTTACTGAAATGAGAAATGCAGTGGACATTGGTGGCGGATTCGTTATCACTACAGACAACTCCGGCGGCATCGGCATGAAACCTGCTGATCTCGTCGAAGCACCTGATCAGCTAACCGCCTACTTCGCCACACGTGTCGCACTCCTTGAGCAATGGGCGGCACAAGCCGAACCTATTTCCGTCCTCATCCACAACTTCAGTGGACCGGAAAGCTGGCAAGCTTACGAACAAGGCGTCCGCGACGCTTTTCATGAAGCAGACTGCGATCCGCCGCCAATCACCGGAAGCACGGAATCCAACATGACCCTACTTCAATCTGCCCTCGCCGTCACCATCATCGGCAAACGCAAGGACGTGCCGGTTACCAATGACGTGCACTGGTTCATCTACGGCAAACCATTAGTCGGCAATGAAGTACTCGAAAACAACCAACAACTAGCTTCCTTGCAATTAATTAAGGAAGCTATAGATCAAGGTTTAATCCAACAGATTTGGCCAGTAGGATCAGGTGGCATTCAGTCTGAATACAGAAACCTAACCGGCAATGCGAATTGTGAAATCCAAACAGATGTAGCTATCCACAAATCCGCCGGCCCGGCAACTAGTGTACTCATTGGTGTAAGCATCGATAGAATAAAAGAAGCACAAAACCATTTCGGAGATTTTTTCTATGAAATTAGTATTGGTTAATAAGCGGTTTAACGCAGTAACACTATGCGTTAAACCGCTTTTGTGTTTTTGTGCAATTTTTATTGTTTTACCATTACTTCTCCACCCCTGTTAAGAAGTTGTTTTTAGATGATTGAAGTGCAGGGCCGCGACTCCTTGGGGATAAGCGTGCCAGGAAAGACCCCGGAGGATCGCAAAGCGACCGAAGAGGCTTCCTCCTGCCCCACGGAAAGCGCCCGTCTGAAGCGGAAATCCTAGCTGTATCCTGTTAACTTATTACTACTGTTGCTTCAATCCATATAAAAAATGCTTGACCAGAGGTAAGAACGCGTCGGCCCGTAACGCAAATCATCGTGCTAGAAGTAGATAACTTTATTCACCACATACAAAATCATCAAAAAAGTATATCAAAATACAAAATAGGCATTGACTGAATGCTCATTCATATCTTAGACTAGACAATAGAACATCGACATAATCGACAAAATCTACTACACTATTCATAATTGGCTCGTTAAAGGAAGGAGAGAATACGAATGAACGCACTATTAATCGCAAACTGGGTTTTATTCCTGGCAGTCGTTGCATATGCCTTGGCTTTATTCACACATTTAATCACCACACGCGTCCAGTTCGTCAAACTCGGCCGTAAAGAAGAGTTTGACAGCAACGTTTCCCGCCGATTACATGCAGTTTGGGTAAACGTTTTCGGACAAAAGAAACTATTGAAGGATAAGAAGAGTGGTATTATCCACGTCATGTTCTTCTACGGATTCCTCTTAGTCCAATTAGGGGCAATTGACCTCATTTGGAAAGGGCTGAAACCGGGCTCACATTTACCGTTTGGACCAATCTACGGAGGATTCACATTCTTCCAGGAAATCGTCGTATTCACAATCCTCGTCGCAGTCGTTTGGGCATTCCATAGACGCTACGTCGAAAAACTTGTCCGCCTCAAGCGCGGATGGAAATCGGGTCTTGTCCTTATTTTCATTGGACTGCTCATGATTTCTACCCTAATCGCAAACGGAGCGAACATGATTTGGCAAGGCCATGAAACTACGTGGACGGAACCGATGGCATCCGCTATTGCAACCGCTTTCAGCTTCATGTCACCAACAGCTGCGGCTGCAGTGTTCTTTGTCGCATGGTGGGTGCATTTGCTGACGTTGCTGACATTCCTAGTTTACGTGCCGCAATCCAAACACGCGCACTTAATCGCTGGACCGATCAATACGTATATGATGCGTTTTGACCGCCGCGGAAAACTCGCGCCAATCGACTTCGAAGCACTTGAAGAAGTGGAAGACGAAGATGAAATGCCTGCACTTGGGGTAGGTAAAATTACCGATTTCACTCAAAAACAGATGATCGACTTCTACGCATGCGTTGAATGTGGTCGCTGTACGAATATGTGTCCGGCTACAGGGACAGGCAAAATGCTGTCACCGATGGATCTAATTACGAAACTGCGTGATAACCTGACGAATACAGGTGCACTAGTTACAAAGAAAAATCCGTGGGTGCCGGCACCAATGTTCAAAAATTCAAAAGGAAACCAAATCGCACTTGCTGCAGGTCTTGAAGGTGCAACAATGGACGATATTTACAACCCTTCCCTAATCGGTGACGTGATTACTGAAGAGGAAATCTGGGCTTGTACAACTTGCCGTAACTGTGAGGATCAATGTCCAGTTATGAACGAGCACGTCGACAAAATCATTGACCTTCGCCGTTATCTTGTCATGACGGAAGGGAAAATGGATCCAGATGCACAGCGCGCGATGACAAACATCGAGCGTCAAGGGAATCCTTGGGGCATCAACCGTAAAGAGAAAGAAAACTGGCGTGATGCACGTCCGGATCTTCACATTCCAACAGTGAAGGAATTGAAGAAGGCGGACGAGGAATTCGACTATCTATTATGGGTTGGTTCCATGGGTTCATTTGACAACCGTTCACAGAAGATTGCTCTTTCATTCGCACATCTACTGAACGAAGCGGGCGTCAAATTCGCTATTCTTGGGAATAAAGAAAAGAACTCCGGTGATACTCCGCGTCGTCTAGGGAACGAATTCTTGTTCCAAGAACTTGCGACAGCAAATATCGCGGAATTTGAAAAAGCGGGTGTTACAAAGATCGTTACGATTGACCCGCATGCATACAACATTTTCAAAAACGAATATCCGGATTTCGGCTACAAAGCGGAAGTCCTCCACCACACTGAAATGCTGTATGACCTTGTCCAGCAAGGGAAATTGAAGCCGGTACATGCCATCAATGAAACAATTACATTCCATGATTCATGTTACCTCGGCAGATATAACGATGTTTATGATCCACCGCGTGAAATTCTGAGAGCGATTCCGGGTGTCAATCTTGTCGAGATGAAACGTAACCGCGAAGACGGCATGTGCTGTGGAGCGGGTGGCGGATTAATGTGGATGGAAGAAGATACAGGACACCGCGTTAACGTTGCACGAACTGAACAAGCGATGGAAGTTAGCCCAGGGATTATTTCATCCGGCTGTCCATACTGCTTGACGATGTTGTCTGACGGAACGAAAGCGATTGAAGTAGAAGAGACCGTCGGAACTTACGACATTGCAGAGCTTCTTGAAAGATCGATTTTCGGTGAAGACTTCCAACCGGTTTTGGAAGAGGAAGAAGAACCAGTTCTTCAATAAACATTATTGCTAGATTTCAACATCAGCGTTATACTCAACTAAATGGGAGGCTTGATAGACTTCAAGCTTCCGGAAATGAAGGGAGTCCTCGTACTCCCTTTTCTTTTGAAAAGCAGTCGAGCGAGCGTTCAGTCGTAATGTAATAACTAGAAATGAAAACGTTCTCATTATCATGTTGAAATGGAGGAGACGAATTATGAACAAAACAGTCATCATCGATGGAGCACGTACACCATTTGGCAAAATGGGTGGCGCTTTATCCACAAAAACAGCAAGTGATCTTGGAGCCATTGCGATTAAAGAAGCGTTGAATCGTTCCGGTGTGAAGGCAGAAGAGGTGGATGAAGTCATCGTCGGTACCGTGCTGCAAGCAGGCCAAGGTCAAATCCCTTCAAGACAAGCCGCAACGAAAGCTGGATTACCGTGGTCAGTCAAAACCGAAACCATTAATAAAGTATGTGCTTCAGGTATGCGCGCCGTATCACTCGCAGATCAGCTTATTCGTCTTGGTGACGAAGAAGTTATCGTTGCAGGCGGCATGGAATCGATGTCTAACGCGCCATATTATTTGCCAAAAGGGCGCTTCGGTCTGAAAATGGGCGACGCGCAACTAGTAGACGGCATGATCTATGATGGACTGTCTTGTTCATTTTCACCGGACCGCGTCCATATGGGAACGTACGGCAATCAGACAGCAGAAAAATTCGCATTGACACGTGAGCAGCAGGACGAATGGTCATTGCGCAGTCACGAACGTGCGCTCAAAGCGATAGATGATGGAAAGTTTGCAAAAGAGATTGTCGCTGTGGAAATTCCTCAACGTAAAGGCGACGCTATCCAAGTCGATACGGACGAAGCCCCTCGCCGCGATACATCGCTTGAAGGTCTTGCAAAATTGCGCCCTGCATTCGGAAAGGACGGCACGATCACGGCCGGAAACGCACCCGGTGTCAACGATGGAGCATGTGCGTTAGTGCTCATGAATGAAGAGCGTGCAGAAAATGAAGGTAAAGCGGTACTTGCGACAATTCTCGGTCACGCCGAAGTAGCAATCGAACCAGAAAACTTCCCGCAAACGCCAGGGCTAGTCATCAACGCATTACTGAAAAAGACGGGTAAGACATTGGAAGAAATCGACCTGTTTGAAATAAACGAAGCGTTTGCTGCCGTTGCTCTCGCAAGCTCGCAAATCGCTGAACTGGATCCTGAAAAAGTGAACGTCAACGGTGGAGCAGTTGCACTCGGACACCCAATCGGCGCAAGCGGTGCACGCATTATTTTAACACTCGCGTATGAACTGAAACGGCGAGGTGGCGGCATCGGCATCGCATCCATCTGTTCGGGAGGCGGGCAAGGCGACGCAATTATGATTGAAGTGAAATAAGTTACTAGAGACGGAGGCAAAACATATGACGATCCAAAAAGTATTAGTCATCGGCGCGGGACAAATGGGCGGAGGCATCGCACAAGTTTGTGCACAAGCCGGATTTGACGTGAAACTGAATGATATTAAAGAAGCGTCTTATACAAAAGGCATCGGTGTTATTACGAAGAACCTTTCACGCAATGTCGAGAAAGGCAGAATGACAGAAGATGAAAAGAATGCAGTTCTAGGACGCATTACAATGTCTCTAGACCTGCAAGATGCAGCAGACGTTGATATTGTCATTGAAGCCGCTGTTGAAAACATGGCTATTAAAAAAACGATCTTCGCACAGCTCGATGAAATTGCACCGAAGCATGCGATTTTAGCGACAAACACTTCATCGTTGCCGATTACAGAAATCGCTGCAGCGACAAAGCGTCCCGAAAATGTTATCGGTATGCACTATATGAACCCAGTGCCTGTCATGAAACTCGTTGAAATCATTCGAGGACTTGCGACTTCTGATGAAGTGTATGAGGCAGTCGAAGAGATGACGCGCAAACTGTCGAAAACACCTGTTGAAGTAAATGACTACCCAGGATTTGTCGCGAACCGCGTACTTATGCCGATGATCAATGAAGCGATTTACACATTGTATGAAGGTGTCGCGTCAAAAGAAGCGATTGACGACGTCATGAAGCTCGGCATGAATCATCCGATGGGGCCGCTGCAACTCGCAGATTTCATTGGCCTCGACACTTGCCTTTATATTATGGAGACATTGCACGAAGGATTCGGCGATTCCAAATACCGCCCATGCCCGTTGCTAAGGAAATATGTCAACGCAGGCTGGCTCGGTAAAAAATCCGGCCGCGGTTTCTATGAGTATAGTTAAAAAGTAGTGATATAAATTAGTAGCTGCGTGATATACATGGGTCATTGATTGAAATAATCTTTTATCCAATCAATGGAACTGTGTACTTGTTAAATAAGCTTTGTATTTTAATTAAAGGGGTCGTCATTATGGATTTACAATTCACCGAAGAACAACAGATGATGCGCACGATGGTGAGGGATTTTGCCAAGACTGAAATCGAGCCGTTCATTCCCCAGATGGAAGCTGGAGAATTCCCGCGCGAAATTCTGAAAAAAATGGGCGAACTTGGTCTTATGGGCATTACTGTCCCTAAAAAATACGGCGGCTCCGAAATGGATTTCATTTCGTACATCATCGCCATTCACGAACTGTCGAAAGTGAGCGCGGTTGTCGGTGTTATCCTATCCGTCCATACATCTGTCGGAACAAATCCGATTATGTATTTTGGCAATGAAGAGCAAAAAGACCGTTACTTGCCGAAAATGGCATCAGGTGAATTTATCGGCGCATTTTGCCTGACTGAACCCTCTTCCGGTTCGGACGCTGGATCATTGAAAACGAAAGCCGTCAAAAAAGACGGTCATTATGTACTCAATGGCTCCAAAGTTTTCATCACAAATGGTGGAGAAGCGGATGTCTATATCGTCTTCGCATCAACGGATTCCACGAAAGGGACATACGGCATCTCTGCCTTCATCGTCGATAAAAACACACCGGGCCTTATTATCGGAAAAGACGAAGAAAAGATGGGTCTTCACGGATCGCGAACTGTGCAATTGACGTTCGAAGATATGAAAGTGCCCGCGGCCAATCTGCTTGGTGAAGAAGGAGAAGGCTTTAAAATCGCGATGGCGAACCTCGACGTCGGTCGCATCGGCATCGCTGCCCAATCACTCGGTATCGCAGAAGCTGCACTTGAAGCGTCAATCGGATACGCAAAAGAGCGGATCCAATTCGGCAAACCAATCGCAGTGAACCAGGGAATTGGCTTCAAACTTGCAGATATGGGAACCGCTACAGAAGCAGCTAGACTACTCGTCTACCGTGCAGCGCAACTCCGATCTGAAAACAAATCATGCGGCAAAGAAGCGTCCATGGCTAAACTGTTCGCATCCCAGGCCGCTATGGACAATGCCATCGAAGCCGTCCAAGTATTCGGAGGCTACGGCTACACTGAAGACTACCCAGTCGAACGCTATTTCCGCGACGCCAAAGTCACTCAGATCTATGAGGGCACGAGCGAAATCCAACGCATCGTAATTAGTAAGCATCTGACGAAATAACGTTGTTAGGGATGATTTTACGAATTGTGTTGAGCGGTTATATGGTAAACTTGAGCGTAAATCGTGCCAGGTTGAGCGGATATTCCGGAACTTGAGCGGAAATCGTGTCAGGTTGAGCGGATATTTTACTCGCCGTTACAATAAAGGGCGAAAAGCTAATTGGTCTTTTTTTTCCGCGGGAAGCTCCCTTCGTTATCGTTAATCCGTCGCGCAGAATGCTTTTGACAAATAAATCTCGGTTTTGCTCTTTGAATTGGGCACGACTAGCACGAGGTTGAGCGGATATCTGGAAACTTGAGCGGTTTTGGCTCAATGTTGAGCGGTTATTCCAGAACTTGAGCGGAAATTGTGTCATGTTGAGCGGTTATTCCAGAACTTGAGCGGAAATCACGCCATGTTGAGCGGTTATTCTAGAACTTGAGCGGAAATCGCGTCAGGTTGAGCGGTTATTTCGGAACTTGAGCGGAAATCGCGTTTACGGGCGGGAGTTCCCCGTTTATGGGCGTCCGCTCGGCTATTACGAGCGCGAGTCCACCGTTTACGGGCGGCCGCTTGGCTTTTACGGGCGCAAGTCACCTGTTTATGGGCGGCCGCTCGGCTTTTACGGGCGCGAGTCTCCCGTTTATGGGCGGACAATCGGCTTTTACGGGCGCATGATCGTCATTTACGGGCGCAAGCCCCCGTTTACAGGCGGTACACCCCACAACATTGAGCCGAAACTGCATTAACATTGATCACACCTAGTATTCGCATGGTGCGTAAATACCTATTTATTTCAATCATAAACCCAAGGAGGAAACAAAAATGGATTTCAAACTATCAGAAGAACATGAAATGATTCGCAAAATGGTACGCGACTTTGCAGAAAAGGACGTCGCACCAACAGCAGCAGAACGGGACGAAGAAGAGCGGTTCGATATGGACATCTTCAAGAAAATGGCTGAACTTGGCCTAACGGGTATTCCTTGGCCTGAAGAATATGGCGGCATCGGCAGCGACTATCTTGCTTACGTCATCGCAGTTGAAGAACTGTCACGCGTTTGTGCATCTACAGGCGTTACGCTATCTGCACATACGTCCCTCGCAGGATGGCCGGTATTCAAATACGGTACAGAAGAACAGAAGCAAAAATACCTTCGTCCGATGGCAGAAGGAACGAAAATCGGTGCATATGGTCTAACGGAGCCAGGTTCAGGTTCTGACGCGGGTGGCATGCGCACAACAGCGAAACTAGATGGAGACGACTATGTACTGAACGGTTCTAAAATCTTCATTACAAACGGTGGAATCGCTGATATTTATATCGTTTTTGCAGTTACTGATCCAGAGTCAAAACATAAAGGGACGAGCGCGTTTATCGTTGAAGCAGATTACCCTGGTTTCTCCGTCGGTAAAAAAGAGAAAAAACTCGGGATTCGTTCATCCCCAACAACGGAAATTATGTTTGACAACTGCCGTGTTCCTAAAGAAAACCTTCTCGGCGAAGAAGGAGAAGGCTTCATCATTGCGATGAAAACACTTGACGGTGGCCGTAACGGCATCGCTGCACAAGCAGTCGGTATTGCACAAGGCGCACTTGACGCTTCCGTCGATTACGCAAAAGAACGTGTTCAGTTCGGTAAACCAATCGCTGCGAACCAAGGCGTTGGCTTTAAACTCGCGGATATGGCAACAGCTACAGAAGCATCACGTCTATTGACGTACCAGGCTGCTTGGCTTGAATCGAACAACTTACCGTATGGAAAAGCGTCCGCCATGGCCAAACTGATGGCAGGAGATACGGCGATGAAAGTGACAACGGAAGCGGTCCAAGTATATGGCGGATACGGCTATACGAAAGATTACCCTGTCGAGCGCTTTATGCGTGATGCAAAGATTACGCAAATTTACGAAGGTACACAGGAAATTCAGCGGCTCGTCATCTCCCGCATGCTGACAAAATAATCGGGGGTGCACTGCACGATGCAACTCAAACACGAAGTGAAATCTTCAGTCAAAGATGAAAGTCTGATCGAAAAGCGACGAGACCAAATTATTGAAGGCGCCGTCAAACTGTTCAAAGAAAAGGGATTCCACCGTGCGACGACACGCGAAATCGCCAAAGCGGCGGGATTCAGCATCGGCACGCTGTATGAATACATCCGGACGAAAGAGGATGTCCTCTATCTCGTCTGCGACAGTATCTACAATGAAGTACAGAATCGCCTGTCTACATCGCTCGATCAGGAAGGGACAGTCGAAGGGTTACGCCAGGCAATCAGCACGTATTTTCATCTCATCGATGATATGTCGGACGAATTCGTCGTCATGTACCAGGAGTCGAAGT is a genomic window of Sporosarcina oncorhynchi containing:
- a CDS encoding ECF transporter S component, which translates into the protein MKLKTMTLTALFAALCVVGGFIKIPSGIGSLALDTVPALLAASFLPPALVGFASMSGHIASGLYAGFPLGPIHILIAIEMFIILYVFTRMHKAGRHIWKWVFFIVANGLVAPLPLYFIISPAFLVAAVPSIFLATVLNAAVAIIVMPALAKVTNDRMGLLK
- a CDS encoding cob(I)yrinic acid a,c-diamide adenosyltransferase, translated to MKIYTKTGDKGQTSLIGGRVDKDSLRVEAYGTMDELNSFVGKAMTELDPAKFADLLVDLEAIQNELFDGGGDLANVMKERHYKLSDEPIEVLEKRIDELMEEAPPLEKFILPGGSPASATLHIARTITRRTERLTVTLMKAEEDVPGTVQRYLNRLSDYFFVAARIVNARLGVPDNEYVRSAKVFRTEDKKKKD
- a CDS encoding acetyl-CoA C-acetyltransferase is translated as MNKTVIIDGARTPFGKMGGALSTKTASDLGAIAIKEALNRSGVKAEEVDEVIVGTVLQAGQGQIPSRQAATKAGLPWSVKTETINKVCASGMRAVSLADQLIRLGDEEVIVAGGMESMSNAPYYLPKGRFGLKMGDAQLVDGMIYDGLSCSFSPDRVHMGTYGNQTAEKFALTREQQDEWSLRSHERALKAIDDGKFAKEIVAVEIPQRKGDAIQVDTDEAPRRDTSLEGLAKLRPAFGKDGTITAGNAPGVNDGACALVLMNEERAENEGKAVLATILGHAEVAIEPENFPQTPGLVINALLKKTGKTLEEIDLFEINEAFAAVALASSQIAELDPEKVNVNGGAVALGHPIGASGARIILTLAYELKRRGGGIGIASICSGGGQGDAIMIEVK
- the cobS gene encoding adenosylcobinamide-GDP ribazoletransferase, which encodes MTGLLLAFQFFSAIPVRKELPMERKDVTAMYLALPVVGALVGLVMYGIALLFMDAIGTGPLLASFAIVLTGIALTGGLHMDGFADVGDGYFSYRDKEKRLAIMDDPRIGAFGTMAIILVIIGKIVLVHELLLREVDLLPILLVAPVLARVGMNVYFITTRLAKEKGIAHFFKEKIGMGILIGGSFFIGIVALILFGFAVQSVIMPVVLVGSLALAVVLFRMWSLSQFGGVTGDLCGAFIEGMEAIVWLLVIICI
- a CDS encoding cobyric acid synthase gives rise to the protein MKGIMVMGTASDVGKTMICTALCRLLSDEGMRVAPFKSQNMSRFSARTEKGEEMSRAQVLQAEAARTKPVIEMNPILLKPLGNMQSEVRFFGRNFKAIDGMAYREQFFDRAIEAIRTSLNRLSETYETVVIEGAGSPAEVNLNDREIVNMRVADMADVPVLLVADIDRGGAIASIVGTLVLLEPAHRARVKGIIINKFHGDVSLFAEGVDFIESYTGIRVVGVVPHMMDHGIEEEDMDRVASIAPADVDVYDAWAAHIKAHLDWPFVLDIIKGRAD
- a CDS encoding (Fe-S)-binding protein gives rise to the protein MNALLIANWVLFLAVVAYALALFTHLITTRVQFVKLGRKEEFDSNVSRRLHAVWVNVFGQKKLLKDKKSGIIHVMFFYGFLLVQLGAIDLIWKGLKPGSHLPFGPIYGGFTFFQEIVVFTILVAVVWAFHRRYVEKLVRLKRGWKSGLVLIFIGLLMISTLIANGANMIWQGHETTWTEPMASAIATAFSFMSPTAAAAVFFVAWWVHLLTLLTFLVYVPQSKHAHLIAGPINTYMMRFDRRGKLAPIDFEALEEVEDEDEMPALGVGKITDFTQKQMIDFYACVECGRCTNMCPATGTGKMLSPMDLITKLRDNLTNTGALVTKKNPWVPAPMFKNSKGNQIALAAGLEGATMDDIYNPSLIGDVITEEEIWACTTCRNCEDQCPVMNEHVDKIIDLRRYLVMTEGKMDPDAQRAMTNIERQGNPWGINRKEKENWRDARPDLHIPTVKELKKADEEFDYLLWVGSMGSFDNRSQKIALSFAHLLNEAGVKFAILGNKEKNSGDTPRRLGNEFLFQELATANIAEFEKAGVTKIVTIDPHAYNIFKNEYPDFGYKAEVLHHTEMLYDLVQQGKLKPVHAINETITFHDSCYLGRYNDVYDPPREILRAIPGVNLVEMKRNREDGMCCGAGGGLMWMEEDTGHRVNVARTEQAMEVSPGIISSGCPYCLTMLSDGTKAIEVEETVGTYDIAELLERSIFGEDFQPVLEEEEEPVLQ
- a CDS encoding 3-hydroxybutyryl-CoA dehydrogenase is translated as MTIQKVLVIGAGQMGGGIAQVCAQAGFDVKLNDIKEASYTKGIGVITKNLSRNVEKGRMTEDEKNAVLGRITMSLDLQDAADVDIVIEAAVENMAIKKTIFAQLDEIAPKHAILATNTSSLPITEIAAATKRPENVIGMHYMNPVPVMKLVEIIRGLATSDEVYEAVEEMTRKLSKTPVEVNDYPGFVANRVLMPMINEAIYTLYEGVASKEAIDDVMKLGMNHPMGPLQLADFIGLDTCLYIMETLHEGFGDSKYRPCPLLRKYVNAGWLGKKSGRGFYEYS
- a CDS encoding bifunctional adenosylcobinamide kinase/adenosylcobinamide-phosphate guanylyltransferase, giving the protein MQIIIGGAHNGKRAYVEKLLSTSPHHWVDCSADERSFSTIAEIPHNTLIVIEHIDSWLEETDLSETEAVRFILDTIKNREVVFILTDIGRGIVPMDAAQRSLRDACGRLYQQLMAQADEVTRIWYGLPQTLKKRGESI
- a CDS encoding histidine phosphatase family protein, which gives rise to MAARHHLYLIRHLPTAGNRQKKYIGWTDEPIESPSHKEMVQLDRLHQRIVYGSDLLRAKQSANLFLPDASFQPDARFRECHFGDFEGKTYADLEKDKDYRNWLDDPLKNAPRGGESLLDVERRFLEALGELPDGAIVVTHGGPIRIALTRFSPSPQEFWSWQVPHGSLWKFEWRNQDEVKEGIRCRSLSEVPITGSERM